The Polyodon spathula isolate WHYD16114869_AA chromosome 45, ASM1765450v1, whole genome shotgun sequence region tgtgaattcagtgactatctctctctctctctctcctctcttctctctctcctctctcctctctctctcctctctctctctctctctctctctcaagtaaccagaaccaaaaaaacacaaggagACGTCTAGAGTTCCTTGGAAAAGCTGACCTTCTAAGAGAGCAGGCGGGCGGGTGGAGGGGAGGGACTGTGCGCCAAGCGGAAACCAAACTGCTCACCAAGAAAGCTGCGGTCAAGATAGAGAAGAAATTGAAGCAGCGGGCGGGTGAGGAGACTGGCGCCATTGCAGCTCTGACAAGAAGTAACCAGAACCAAAAAAACATGCGGTTTCCTAATGAGAAATAATCAAGTAAAGAAAGATCTGAAACATCCTGAACACCCaactatctcctctctctctctcctccttctcctctctctctcctctgctctctctctcctctctctcacccctctcctctctctcgctcccctctcctctcctctctctctctctcccctttcctctctctctctcccctctctctctctctctcctctctctcccctctcctctcttctctctcctctctctctctctctcctctctctctctctctcctctctccctccctctcctctctctctctctctctctccttcctctcctctctctctctctctctctcctctctcctctctctcctctctctctctcctctctctctctttctcctctcctctctctcctctctctctctctctcctctctcctctctctctcccctctcctctctctctctcctctctctctctctcctctctctcctccctctcctctcccccctctctctctcctctctctctctctcctctctctcctcctctctctctctctctcctctctcctcctctcccctctcctctcctctctctctctctcctctctcttccctctctctctcctctctctctcctttctccctctcctctctctctcctctttatcctctctcactctctttttatctttcttttagAAACCTCTGCATCTCAGAAaccaacaaagaaacaaaaatcccAGTCTGCATCAAAAAACAGCAAGAAATCAGGCAATTCCCAGAACAGAGACCAGTTAAAAGGTGAGGAGAAagaactgatgaaggcactagaacCCAatcgctggtctgcttgactctaGAGCCTTGGCACTAGAGCCTTTGCTATCTCTCTCAATCTCAGGGCTCGATGGTCCGGCTGGGTTCGAGGACCCTGTCCCGGAGATTGGGGGGTCAGAGGAGTGGAGCGAtgaagagaagggggagagggagaaTGGAGACTACCCACAATCCCccatgaagaagaaaaaactaccagtgagaggtgagagaggagagaggagaggagaggacaggagagagaggggagaggagagagagagagaggagaggggagagaggggagagaggagagaggggagaggagagagagaggggagagagaggagagaagatgagagagggagagggagagagagagagagggagagagaaagagagagagagagagaggagagagaggggagatagaggagaggagagaggagaaaggagagagaggagaagaagggagagaggagatgaAGAGAGTGGGTTGAGGGATTGAGGGGAGGgttattttaaatctgttcaAGATGACCGCTGATGTTCCCATAAACCAGTATGTGTGTAACTGGGAACCTGTGTTCCTCCCAGTCATGCTGTGGGATGAGAAAGCGCGTGCGCCCATTATAGAGATCGACCAGTTCAATACTGACCCTCAACCAGAGGAGGCGCTGTTCAGAGAGGCAGGTACTGCACATAGGGCTCCTGAGGTCTGTTTTTCTCTCTGTCCCCTCCCTTTAGACTACAATCGACACGCggataaaaaacatttaagacaAAAGGAGGTCAGTTACTTCGACTACAATCTTTCGGCGCACGGTGGTAGATCTCCCGCTCTCAATCTTACCTCCTACTAGCTCTTGAACACAAGGAAACGGGATTGGTCTCCATCTCGAGGGACTCTTCTAACCTTGACGTGCCCCGATAGGAGTACAAGACCTAGTCAAGAATGAGGCCGGACAGATGTATGGAGCGACTGACACGTCTAACTCTTGTTGGTTTATTACCCGACGACCCAGACAGACACTGAGAGGGCTAGTATGGACACCCTATTATCTGATACGTCTAAATTTTTGAGTCCCCTAGACGACACACTTAGTAACGACCCCCCCAGTACTGACGACATATGGTCCTACATTGATTTTTATGTGTCTTTATTGTTTAGGTAGGGGATAGCTTTATGCGTAGTACCCTCAAACTGAGGACTCCTTAGTAACGACCCAGGGGAAATACGACATATTCTCGTCATTTGATATACCGTCTAACTTGAGTCTTACTAGCCCTCGACACACTTAGTAGCTCAGGCTGCAGTCTGAATCGTTTTTGGAGtctgctgtgtgaatcattgctggggtcgctgctgtataatatagtaaactatgcagattgaaactcaggggagctgctgtgtgaatcattgctggggtcgctgctgtataatatagtaaactatgcagattgaaactcaggggagctgctgtgtgaatcattgctggggTCGCTGCTGTATAATATAGTAAACTATGGCGATTCTTTCCACTGTGTTCTGGTTTAGAGTTGCTGGTTTTGATTGGGTTCTTGGGTTTTGTTTTCTTGAAGCTCAGAAACAGAAGAAGAGGAGTgtaagagaggaggaggaggaagaaggcTCTTCTGGCTCGGAGGATGATGAGTCGAGAGACTCCTGCAGCCTGGCTCCTTTCAACAGTAATTCCAAACATCGATCTACAGACAGCGATGCGACTAGCAGGGTGACAAACTGACCTGAGAATCTCTCTCTCTAATTCCAAACCCTCACCctgagactctctctctctctttaattcCAAACCCTCACCctgagactctctctctctctctctctaattccAAACCCTCACCCTGAGACTCTCTCGCTCTAATTACAAACTCATTCTCAGCAGTATTTCGGACTGTTGTCCCTGATTGTTTGTTCCGTTTCTCAGCTGGAATTCCAGGATCTGGAGGAGTTTGCCCTAAGGCCAGCTCCCAAAGAAAGGACGGTGTGCTGTAGACTGACCAGAGACAAGAAGGGAGTGGAAAAGGGGATCTACCCAACATACTACTTGCACCTGGAGAGAGAGGACgggaagagagtgagagagagagaagagagaggagagagagaggagaggagagaagagaggagagaggatagaggggagagaggagaggagagagataggaggggagaggagagagaggagagaggagagagagagagaggggagaggagggagagagagacagagagagagagagaggggagagaggagaggagagagaggagaggagagaggagagaggatagaggggagagaggagaggagtcagataggaggggagaggagagagaggagaagagagggagCTTGGTTGAAGTGTTTCAGATCGCTGAAGGAGCTAACAGACCCTGTAGCTGATACACAGAAAGCAGGAGCAGAGACACATAGTGTGGAGATAAAGCGAGGAGACCGAGGGAAGAGACACGTcttcacacacaaagacaggatGGGCTGGGAGGGACTGCCAAGGGTTATCAAGAGTTAACATGAGAACCATATTgatactgaatcactgggatcctttccTCACTTCCTGTCTCTGACCCTCCCTCGCTTCCTGTGCCTGTAGGTGTTTCTGATGGCCGGCAGGAAACGGAAGAAAAGCAAAACATCGAACTACCTGATTTCAATCGACCCGACTGACCTGTCGAGAGACGGGAAGAGTTACATTGGCAAAGTGAGGTcagcaaccctaaccctaccctaacccctaactctaaccctaacccctaaccctgaccctaccctaacccctaaccctaaccctaaccctaaaccctctctctctctctctctctctctctctctctctctctcctctctctctctctctctctctctctctctctcaggtccaATGTGATGGGTACAAAGTTCACGGTTTATGATCGAGGTGAGAATCCGGAGAAGAAACCATTCGTTAAAGAGAGCGAGACGATCCGACAAGAGCTCGCAGCCGTCTGCTACGTGAGTGTGTAACCCCTCAACCCCTAAACGCAACCCTGACCccaacactgacactgacaccaaCCCCCAACCCTCTCTCCTCTgatcactccctctctcctctcctctccctctctcctctctcagaagACAAATGTCCTTGGGTTCCGTGGTCCTCGGAAAATGACCGTCATCATTCCAGCGATGGACCTGGAGGAGAGAGTGACCATCCGGCCCATGAACGTGagtctttgtgtctgtgtttctcactgtgtCTGTTTCCGTTTGTGTCTGTCTGgatgtgtttgtgtctgtgtgtctttattactgtgtgtctgtgtctgtgtgtgtgtgtctgtttctgtgtgtgtcagACAACATTACACAGGACACCAGACACTGTGTACAAAGATACACTTCACACCCTGACACACAGAGTTCTCACACAGTCAGAGAGATAGTGACCAGGAGGTATTATGTGAGTGTGTtctgtgtgtctcactgtgttgTCACACTTTACCACCTCAATGGTTCTCAAGAGTGTGACGAGGGTTCGAGCAATTAGCTCCAGAGAGTTATGCACAAGGAGTTCTATGGTCCAacgttgctgatgctgaatcactgggatccttcaaaacccgacttgacaaagttctgagatcagtcagctgctcGGAACCAGACGAGCTCTGAGGGGTTCTTCAGAAAGATCGCAGATTGAAGCCTTTGAATTTAATGAAAGTGACAGAGCCGGGATTACTTTAACAGTGTCACTCTaacactccctctctccctctccccttcctcctctccctcacccCCTCTACCCCTCTCCCATTCCTCCTCTCCCCCGGTTTCGGGGGCGGCTAACCGAGCAGGCGAGGGGCCAGTCTCGTTACGGGGGAGCCCCTCGCCCCCTCTCCACCCTCCCTCTTTCAGGcaacacccccccaccaccatccCCAACCCTCAACCCCCAAATACCAACCCCAACCTCTAACACCCcaacacccccccaccaccatccCCAACCCTCAACCCCCAAATACCAACCCCAACCTCTAACACCCcaacacccccccaccaccatccCCAACCCTCAACCCCCAAATACCAACCCCAACCTCCCCCACCCcaacacccccccaccaccatccccccccccccaacccccccccaccaaccccaaccctaacaccccaacacccccccaccaccatccCCAACCCTCAACCCCCAAATACCAACCCCAACCTCCCCCAccccaacacccccccacccccccccccaaccctcaACCCCCAAATACCAACCCCAACCTCCCcacaccccaacacccccccaccacccccccccaaccctcAACCCCCAAATACCAACCCCAACCTCTAACACCCcaacacccccccaccacccccccaacCCTCAACCCCCAAATACCAACCCCAACCCACTAACAccccaacacccccccacccccatccccaaCCCTCAACCCCCAAATACCAACCCCAACCTCTAACACCCcaacacccccccaccaccccccccaaccctcaaccccccccccccaaccccaaccccccccaccccaacacccccccacccccatccccccCCTCAACCcccaaataccccccccccctcccccacccccccacccccccaccaccatccccaccccccccccccccccccaccaccatccccaaccccccccccccaaatacccCCCCCAACCTCCCCCACCCcaacacccccccaccaccccccccccaaccctcaACCCCCAAATACCAACCCCAACCtccccaccccaacccccccccaccacccccccccccccccccccccccccccccccaaccccccccccccccaccccaacccccccccccccaccccaacccccccccccaaacccccccccccccccccccccccccaacccccccccccccccccccaacccccccaacccccccccccccccccccccccccccccccaacccccccccccccaacacccccccacccccccccccaacccccccccccccccccccccccccccccccccccccccaccccccccccaccccccccccccccccccccccccccccccccccaaccccccccacccccccccccccccccccccacccccccccccccccccccccccccccccccccccccccccccccccccccccccccccccccccccccccccccccccccccccccccccccccccccccccccccccccccccccccccccccccccccccccccccccccccccccccccccccccccccccccccccccccccccccccccccccccccccccccccccccccccccccccccccccccccccccccccccccccccccccccccccccccccccccccccccccccccccccccccccccccccccccccccccccccccccccccccccccccccccccccccccccccccccccccccccccccccccccccccccccccccccccccccccccccccccccccccccccccccccccccccccccccccccccaccccccccccccccccccccccccccccccccccccccccccccccccccccccccccccccccccccccccccccccccccccccccccccccccccccccccccccccccccccccccccccccccccccccccccccccccccccccccccccccccccccccccccccccccccccccccccccccccccccccccccccccccccccccccccccccccccccccccccccccccccccccccccccccccccccccccccccccccccccccccccccccccccccccccccccccccccccccccccccccccccccccccccccccccccccccccccccccccccccccccccccccccccccccccccccccccccccccccccccccccccccccccccccccccccccccccccccccccccccccccccccccccccccccccccccccccccccccccccccccccccccccccccccccccccccccccccccccccccccccccccccccccccccccccccccccccccccccccccccccccccccccccccccccccccccccccccccccccccccccccccccccccccccccccccccccccccccccccccccccccccccccccccccccccccccccccccccccccccccccccccccccccccccccccccccccccccccccccccccccccccccccccccccccccccccccccccccccccccccccccccccccccccccccccccccccccccccccccccccccccccccccccccccccccccccccccccccccccccccccccccccccccccccccccccccccccccccccccccccccccccccccccccccccccccccacccccccccccccccccccccccccccccccccccccccccccccccccccccccccccccccccccccccccccccccccccccccccccccccccccccccccccccccccccccccccccccccccccccccccccccccccccccccccccccccccccccccccccccccccccccccccccccccccccccccccccccccccccccccccccccccccccccccccccccccccccccccccccccccccccccccccccccccccccccccccccccccccccccccccccccccccccccccccccccccccccccccccccccccccccccccccccccccccccccccccccccccccccccccccccccccccccccccccccccccccccccccccccccccccccccccccccccccccccccccccccccccccccccccccccccccccccccccccccccccccccccccccccccccccccccccccccccccccccccccccccccccccccccccccccccccccccccccccccccccccccccccccccccccccccccccccccccccccccccccccccccccccccccccccccccccccccccccccccccccccccccccccccccccccccccccccccccccccccccccccccccccccccccccccccccccccccccccccccccccccccccccccccccccccccccccccccccccccccccccccccccccccccccccccccccccccccccccccccccccccccccccccccccccccccccccccccccccccccccccccccccccccccccccccccccccccccccccccccccccccccccccccccccccccccccccccccccccccccccccccccccccccccccccccccccccccccccccccccccccccccccccccccccccccccccccccccccccccccccccccccccccccccccccccccccccccccccccccccccccccccccccccccccccccccccccccccccccccccccccccccccccccccccccccccccccccccccccccccccccccccccccccccccccccccccccccccccccccccccccccccccccccccccccccccccccccccccccccccccccccccccccccccccccccccccccccccccccccccccccccccccccccccccccccccccccccccccccccccccccccccccccccccccccccccccccccccccccccccccccccccccccccccccccccccccccccccccccccccccccccccccccccccccccccccccccccccccccccccccccccccccccccccccccccccccccccccccccccccccccccccccccccccccccccccccccccccccccccccccccccccccccccccccccccccccccccccccccccccccccccccccccccccccccccccccccccccccccccccccccccccccccccccccccccccccccccccccccccccccccccccccccccccccccccccccccccccccccccccccccccccccccccccccccccccccccccccccccccccccccccccccccccccccccccccccccccccccccccccccccccccccccccccccccccccccccccccccccccccccccccccccccccccccccccccccccccccccccccccccccccccccccccccccccccccccccccccccccccccccccccccccccccccccccccccccccccccccccccccccccccccccccccccccccccccccccccccccccccccccccccccccccccccccccccccccccccccccccccccccccccccccccccccccccccccccccccccccccccccccccccccccccccccccccccccccccccccccccccccccccccccccccccccccccccccccccccccccccccccccccccccccccccccccccccccccccccccccccccccccccccccccccccccccccccccccccccccccccccccccccccccccccccccccccccccccccccccccccccccccccccccccccccccccccccccccccccccccccccccccccccccccccccccccccccccccccccccccccccccccccccccccccccccccccccccccccccccccccccccccccccccccccccccccccccccccccccccccccccccccccccccccccccccccccccccccccccccccccccccccccccccccccccccccccccccccccccccccccccccccccccccccccccccccccccccccccccccccccccccccccccccccccccccccccccccccccccccccccccccccccccccccccccccccccccccccccccccccccccccccccccccccccccccccccccccccccccccccccccccccccccccccccccccccccccccccccccccccccccccccccccccccccccccccccccccccccccccccccccccccccccccccccccccccccccccccccccccccccccccccccccccccccccccccccccccccccccccccccccccccccccccccccccccccccccccccccccccccccccccccccccccccccccccccccccccccccccccccccccccccccccccccccccccccccccccccccccccccccccccccccccccccccccccccccccccccccccccccccccccccccccccccccccccccccccccccccccccccccccccccccccccccccccccccccccccccccccccccccccccccccccccccccccccccccccccccccccccccccccccccccccccccccccccccccccccccccccccccccccccccccccccccccccccccccccccccccccccccccccccccccccccccccccccccccccccccccccccccccccccccccccccccccccccccccccccccccccccccccccccccccccccccccccccccccccccccccccccccccccccccccccccccccccccccccccccccccccccccccccccccccccccccccccccccccccccccccccccccccccccccccccccccccccccccccccccccccccccccccccccccccccccccccccccccccccccccccccccccccccccccccccccccccccccccccccccccccccccccccccccccccccccccccccccccccccccccccccccccccccccccccccccccccccccccccccccccccccccccccccccccccccccccccccccccccccccccccccccccccccccccccccccccccccccccccccccccccccccccccccccccccccccccccccccccccccccccccccccccccccccccccccccccccccccccccccccccccccccccccccccccccccccccccccccccccccccccccccccccccccccccccccccccccccccccccccccccccccccccccccccccccccccccccccccccccccccccccccccccccccccccccccccccccccccccccccccccccccccccccccccccccccccccccccccccccccccccccccccccccccccccccccccccccccccccccccccccccccccccccccccccccccccccccccccccccccccccccccccccccccccccccccccccccccccccccccccccccccccccccccccccccccccccccccccccccccccccccccccccccccccccccccccccccccccccccccccccccccccccccccccccccccccccccccccccccccccccccccccccccccccccccccccccccccccccccccccccccccccccccccccccccccccccccccccccccccccccccccccccccccccccccccccccccccccccccccccccccccccccccccccccccccccccccccccccccccccccccccccccccccccccccccccccccccccccccccccccccccccccccccccccccccccccccccccccccccccccccccccccccccccccccccccccccccccccccccccccccccccccccccccccccccccccccccccccccccccccccccccccccccccccccccccccccccccccccccccccccccccccccccccccccccccccccccccccccccccccccccccccccccccccccccccccccccccccccccccccccccccccccccccccccccccccccccccccccccccccccccccccccccccccccccccccccccccccccccccccccccccccccccccccccccccccccccccccccccccccccccccccccccccccccccccccccccccccccccccccccccccccccccccccccccccccccccccccccccccccccccccccccccccccccccccccccccccccccccccccccccccccccccccccccccccccccccccccccccccccccccccccccccccccccccccccccccccccccccccccccccccccccccccccccccccccccccccccccccccccccccccccccccccc contains the following coding sequences:
- the LOC121305870 gene encoding tubby protein homolog — its product is MNGGDSRLAPPLACCSAQRCLLLEGGAELQSKRGRWSHNWGPESNRFESLFCSSAMEEEAASVRQERQERLQNQRTLLERRQQRRRQETCMVQANPDLRVKSWKPKRVEGEGADLISEPPLEEISLADLTLASTTATTETTESQSQARKNRKKDREQEAADLLREQAGGWRGGTVRQAETKLLTKKAAVKIEKKLKQRAGEETGAIAALTRKTSASQKPTKKQKSQSASKNSKKSGNSQNRDQLKGLDGPAGFEDPVPEIGGSEEWSDEEKGERENGDYPQSPMKKKKLPVRVMLWDEKARAPIIEIDQFNTDPQPEEALFREAAQKQKKRSVREEEEEEGSSGSEDDESRDSCSLAPFNSNSKHRSTDSDATSRLEFQDLEEFALRPAPKERTVCCRLTRDKKGVEKGIYPTYYLHLEREDGKRVFLMAGRKRKKSKTSNYLISIDPTDLSRDGKSYIGKVRSNVMGTKFTVYDRGENPEKKPFVKESETIRQELAAVCYKTNVLGFRGPRKMTVIIPAMDLEERVTIRPMNARGQSRYGGAPRPLSTLPLSAEYIVMQFGRVAEDVFTMDYSFPMCALQAFSITLSSFHSKIACE